Part of the Zingiber officinale cultivar Zhangliang chromosome 6A, Zo_v1.1, whole genome shotgun sequence genome, TGTTACAATGTGCATCCGATTTAAGatttagataaaaaatataaaCGAGAGATAATAATGAGAATAACGTGGtggaggaaattttaataatgttATAATAAACGtccttttattaaaaaaaaaatcaaaataaaacgtGCTCCCTCTCGATTTTTACCGTAGTTTAACTTTGCTTATCCATGATTGCACTTTTGTGTACCTGTACGTTTGTGTTCTTGTTGCGTTCCGCTTTGACACTGCAACAAAAACTTAGCCCATGGATTGATAAACCAATGAGCTGAACTTACCTCATGGATTTTGGGTTTTGTTTGTAGAATTTACAAGAACCGTATATGAATTGGGTTCCAAAAATGGGTCATTAAGTAGTTGCTCAACGTTGCAACCCTTCAGTCTCCTCCAATTGAGCAGAAAGCTGGCCCGGACACAACTGGACGGGCCATTAATGTTCTGTTTACTTAggagaatgaaaaataaaattaaggatttttttttttcatttttttcattaaaATGTTTAGATGAAAGAAAAATGTAATTCATCCTCGGATAGTTTTGGAATCAAAATCAATCATCTCAAAATCAGATGGAAAAAATGACACGTGTACCTCttttcattcacaaaattacatcatATACTAAAAAATAATGATGCATGTACCCTTTTTAACTTACAAAACTatactatataaaaaaaatttgacaaatgtatctttttttatttataaaattatatcaCATGTATCTACTTTCTTCtatcaagataaataaaaatgtaaaggaagagatttcttcgtcctttttcttctatttctctaagaataatttttcatcatagattcctttcttttccttatgcGCTTGAGAGTAAACAAAGCATAAGTGACGTGACACAGTGCAGACTTAATATCTAATTTATTGATGcaacaataacacttattataatCTTCCTTGTTCTGAAAACCACACTGATGCAACAAAACTCACACAAAGAGAACTAGGAAGAAATTAACATAGTGATGATCGTTCCACATGAAAAACAAACGAACTCACAAAATAAACAAAGATAACTTCTGTTAACATAAAAGAAGACCGACACCGAATAACTACACCTCAGTTATAAATCTCAACCCAAAACTAGGGATGACATTCATATCCAATTACACTCCAACCAAAATTAACATTACTTCTAAATTAAAAAAACTCCAAACTACTTgctcaaaattataaataaagcCAACTTAGACACATGAAAAATCTATCCTCTTGCAAATTAAAACTTACAAATGAAAACAAATTTCTATCTTTCTTCATTTTATCCCCATGCCGAGGAAGCCTTTCTCTGGTTAATCACAATGGCACATGATGAGGGACAGAAACTAAGAAATGTATGAGGTCTCAAAGAGTGATTGGCACCAAGAAAGTATGTTGAAACATCCATATATCAGCTCCACTTGCTAAACACTCTGGCAGTCCAACTTGAGCGTTTTTGTTCAAATGAGTATCTTGTTCAGCATATTGCAGCTGTTGTTTGTGCCAAGTTCTTGCCGTGCCGCAGTGCCATCAAATGGCATGCCTGCTCCTTCAACAGCCTGATGATCGCCAGAGATTCCCCAGGAACGATACCAAATTCGTCGTCGTACTTCTCCATTCCGCCAAGCAACAAATGCCAGATGAAGGCACCGGCACCAGCACCGCCTTTGGTTGCGGAATCGTAGATGTTGTCAAGAATGGACTTGTAAAATGCAACCCGGTGCAAGGTGTCGAAGTCCTTGTTCTTGCTGGATAGGCCGAATTCGGAGAACAAGATGGGCTTGTTCAGCTCTTTTTCGCCATCGTCGATGTGAGATGCCATCCATTTCGAGATGTAGCTTGTTTTCTCACTAAGATTTGCTTGCCGCAACCTACACAAGATAGAGGTTTTTCATGTGAGCTTTGGTGAACCACTAATTGCTCATTAAGGTCAACCAGGATTCAAGTTGACTATCTTTACTCTCTTAAACACAAACAAAACTAGGAGTTTGAGGGTAAATTTTCCCACAGCTTTCTtctgttttttctttttcctattCCATTTTGTCACAGTTTATCAAATCCACAACCGAAATCTAGACGCAATTAGTTGACAAATAATTACCATTTATCAGGATAAATTTGCACCGACGCAAAATCAATGGCCGGAGTCTTCGAATTGTGCAGGAAATCCGTCCCCAGCTCGCCGTACCATTTCTCCGGTGGGTTCACATCTTTCTTCTCCGGCCGGCTCGTCGGGCCGTAAAACCCCTCCAGCCCAACCGTCACCAGATGCATCTTGTCAATCCCCTTCACAAGTTCGGCCATCTCCTCAATCCATTCCTGGATTTCTTCCaatccaaaaacatcaaaataatgataataataataatcaaaccaATCGGTCAAGAACAGCGTTGTGAGAGCATACTTGAAGTGTGTCACCGGATACATCTGAGGCACACCTGGGCGCATTCATCAACTCCCATGCGAAGATCGTAGGATCATCTCTGTACTCAATTCCACTCAGGTGATTCTTCCTTGTTAATATTGTCTGCCGGCGAGATAAAGATTAATCATTACGTTCAAGGTTCAGCTCGATGATCAGCTCTGCATACCTTAAGGTAGATCTTGAAGTAACTGCGAATGGAGGGATCGAAGAAGAATGAATCGTTGGAGGTGCTCAATCCGAATCCCTCCTCCCACGCCCACTTCACGTACTGCCCCTTCCCACCGTGGCGTTGCAGATTGTTCACCAGGCTCAGCAGCAGCCTGATCCCATGTCTTTGAGCTTCCGCAATCACCCAATCTAATGCCTGCAAGGTCATTCTTTTCTCATTGATCTAAATCGAGACGAGGAATGAGATCTGGTACCTTGAAGACGATCTCGTCGAAGATGCCAAGGGAGACTTGGAGGGCATGGTCTCGACCGTCGTTGAAGGCATAGGTCCTGCACACAGTGAGCCCCAAGCTTGCAGCAGTTTGAAAGATCTCTGTGACCCTTGCTCTGCTCCCCTCCTCCACCGCCTGCTCCATCAGCCAGTAGGAGTTCCATCCGCTGACATAGAGGACTCTTCCATCCACCATGAAATGGGTGCCATTCCTCTCCACAAAGCTCAGTGTCGGCTCCTGATCTTGGTGGAGCTTGAGAGCCCTAAAGGTCATGCACGTGAGCAGAATGCAGAGGAAAAAACCAATGGCTGGGCAGAGCAGCCCATTTCTTGATCTCACTCTCTTGCCGGAAGGCTTGGCACTAGAAGGCTTGCCATTCCACCTGCTCCAAGGATTATTCATGCGATCCTGAAGAGAAAAACCTCGGATCAATGAACAGCTACGTCAAGGATCAGCAGTGGCAGCGTGGATTAGGAGTGATTTGGAGTTCTTGGAGCTAAGACACGGAAAATGGAGTTCGGAAATGGGCGGCGGAGGTCgacgagaaggaagaagagcttcGAGTACTCGAGATCTAAGGAATTATGATGAGGTCTCTGTTGTGGTCGGGAGGAAAACCATGTAAGATAATAaagaacaaaaataaatttttctgttttttttttttggttaattaGCCGGTAATGAATCCGATCTACCCATCTTATCTCAATTActctaaaaatattaaatattgaaTTAAGGTTGAGAATTTTCAAATTCCGATTGGAAGTTTTTGTATCATATTAGGATCACATTAGATTTAGGTTGatctgaatttagaatttagaattattttagattaaattaaattttattttaaaaattaaaaatatttttagatatataataaatgTTAGTgtgataatgataaaataataagataaaaATGGAATATTAGAAgggaaatagtaaaaaaaatcttttttaatcgaGTCGGTCATGTTATTTGGGTTGGTTGGGTAATTTGGGTTTGGATTCAACTTTAGGGTTTTTGGATTGTGTTCGGATTTAGGTCAGTTCGAGTTTAGGTCAGATTTTTTGGATTCAACTTTAGGGTTTTTGGATTGTATTCGGATTTAGGTCAGTTCGAGTTTAGGTCAGATTTGGattagaattttgtttataaTATCTTTGTTTTGACCCGACCTGAATCCATCCGATCCCTCTCAATTAACACTCCTAATGTTAATCATCAAGATTTGTGCAAATCCAATATTCATCCATTTTTATAGTAAATTTAGAAAGAGATTTGTGCAAATCCAATATTCATCCATTTTTATAGTAAATTTAGAAAGAGATTTGTGCAAATCCAATATTCATCCATTTTTACAGTAAATTTAGCTTTCTAAATTCAGGAATTTACCAAAGACGCATGCAGAGTTGTAAAATTCTCAAACCATGCATCATACTTTGAGAATGATCAAAGAGCGTACTAATTTGAGTGGTCTTCCCATTCTACCCCTCTATTCAACATTAACTTTCCACATGCTGATTTTCAATATAAACCatatttaaaaagtttaaattttaaaataatttcgatAGTTCTAATATATACAACCTTAATATTcctttccctccctctctctctctccactcATGTAAAGTATATATCCCTATCCTTTCCTCTCACATCTTAATTTatataacttgatttttttttttaaatttaactacTAAATAAGAAGGAAGATTTAAATTCTACTATTTCATCTAGTTGCAAATTCGTAGAAATTCAAATAGTTTAGGTTCATTAGTAAATTTAAATCAAAACCACTAATCTAGATTAGAGAGCTTTGATTACACTCATTCTAAATCTAGTGAGTTTATAAAGTGCCAAGAAGTTCAAATGTGTTCTCCTTTACTATTTTTGAGCTTCCCTAGTAATGCCAATGAGAAAGTCTTCAGCTAGAATGCTTGAGCCTCGTGTTTTAGCTAAAAGTTCCCATAATATTAGATCGCCTTTAGGGACCCTAAAATAAGTAATGGAAGATACATTTGGATTTCTTGCAACTTTCGAAATTCACATgacctgaaatgagtgcaatctgaactctctaggtcgatcagtggattttgatcaaatttCGCTAATGGACCTAAGCTATTTAGATTTCTACAAACTTGCACTCATCTAGTAGAATTGAGTTAGAGGAAGGTAGATATAATGTAAAACCTTGGTTTTGTTAGGACATGTAgagagctagagggggagggtgaatagtttCGTTTGCTTTTTCGATGATGATTTACAGTGAAAAACTTGGAAGCAATGTTAATACCTtcattttacttggtattcatTTTCTTGCGGTGACTAATTCAATGGTTCACTTCTCACTCTTACAGATGCACTATGAAAATCTTCTTTCCAAAGATCGAAAAGTCTCGTACAAGCTTAAGCACGAAAAATACAAAAGAGAACACTGGAatacaacaagaacaaggaagtaaatacaaatacaatGAACACCTTATTTTTGATCTCTTATTGCTAATAAATGCCTCTTGTTGACTCGGAAATGTAGCATCACCTCGCCTCAAAATCTCCAAGAACTAGCGTACGCTTCCCATCATGAAACACCTTTTTCTAGGGTTTCTCTCATGTTGAAAAATGTCTCCCAATTAATTAGGCTTACCTCTAATTGATTTTCACGTCAAATGACTGTTCAAAACATGCAAAACAGTTCTTTTCCGTATGTCGAATAGATTTGTGAGTCATACCAATTGATTACAAGCTTCTAATCGATTATCCAATTGATTCATAAGCTTCTGTTTGCGAGAGAGAAAGCTTCTTAATCGATTCCCATGATTTCTGTTCTCTCATAAAAAATACCTTAATAAGTTACTCTATAGATTGGTCAGACCTTACTCGATTGTCCCAATCAATTACAGCCTCTTCTGTTCTTCATGAAATAACTCAATCGATTACTTGACATGTTTTCTCTTCTCGTGACAAAAAATCTCCCAATCGattccaatcgattggaactGAGCTTAATCTTTTGCCCAATCGATTCTGAGCCCTACTGTGCTTGTGAACAATAGCTCAATCGATTGCCATAATCGATTGAAACTACCTTAATTGATTAGCCAATCAATTCCCAACCCTAACACCTAAAATCTGAGTTTAGGGTTCCTTTGCCCAACATCTGGTCATCCATGATTCATTGGGACTTCCGGTTACCTAGCATTTGGTCAACTTTGACTGCTAGGGTTTCTTCACcaggtgtctagtcaacctttgatccacttggacttttccttgcctaacccagttaggactttcattgcCTAGTTCCCAATTAGGTCTTTCTcactcgtgccaagtgttcaacTCCTAACTAACCCACCTTAAACTTAACTTAGTTCCCAACTAGATTTACCTTGCACCTAATGTTTAACTCCCAATTGATCCACCTTGAACTTTAACCTAGTTTGCAACTAGGTTtaccttgtgccaagtgttcaaCTTCTAGTTGATCCACCTTGGATTttaacctagttcccaactaggtttaCCTCGTGTCAAGTGGTCAGCTCCCAACTAACCCACCTTGGACTTTAACTTAGTTTCCAACTATATGTGTTTAGTTCTTAACTAGGTGTGCCTAGTTCTCAGCCATGTCTTTCATTTGCCTAGTCCAACTAAGACTTGCATTATCTAGCCTCGCTGGGATTTTCACTGTTTAGCTCCCAACTAGGTTTTCACGGTCTAGCCATGCTAGGACTTTCCGttatctaacctccagttaagacttttcaTTGTCTAACCTTCAGTCAGGACTTCCCATTGCTtaacctctaattaggacttcccagtcaagtctctggTCCTCTCTTGATcttcttgacttttcttcacatattgtctaaacattgaaactcaagctcAAGTCAACTTGaatttagtcaaactggtcaatatTGACTAGTGGATGATTACACCAACAGGTTTTGATCAAGAAACACTATGGGCCTAGTATGAGGAGACTAATCCCAACTTGGTCTTGGtcttctttcatatcaaatcCAACATGGTCTTGGTCTCTAGGAGCAAATCAGGACCAAGTTGGGCCCGATCTCTAGTCTCCCCACACCATGCCTATAGTGTTCTTGGATCATAATCAATGCTTGATATCATATCTACCTTCTTATCACTCAACTCTATGGGATGAGTGCAAGTTTGTAGAAATACAAATAGCTTAGatccattagtgagttttggtcaaaacttattGATCAACCTACAAAGCTTAAATTGCATTCATTTCAGGTCCTGTAATTTTTGAGATGGCAAGGAATCCAAAGGTGTCTTCCATTACGTATTTTAAGCTTTCCAGAGGTGCTCCAGTATTATGCCAACTAAAATGCTTAGTCCTGCCCAAGTGTTCTAACTGAAGACTTTTTTCTCCTTAGCACTACTAGGAAAGTCTGAAAATAGGAAATGATAGAACATTTAGACTCCTTGACACTTTAAGAATGTTGCAAACCAAACAATCTGTAGCCAAAGATTTACaggaaattagctgaatctaaatactcgaattaaattcaactcacagttaagatgacataagcagataatctcaggctgtcagCAGGGGCTGGATTTTGACCTCAGAGTCTGAGCAATCAAAGCGTCCGAGCAGACTGAAGGATAGACAGGCAGAGCGGGAGACCGGTCGGGCAGATGAGAAGGGCGAGTGGCCGACCCAGCAGATGAAGAGTCCAACCGAGCGGACAAACAGAGCAGCGGACCGAGGCCTACGatcgacgcagtttccttgaaacagattcgtcccacctccggctATGATTCGAGGTTTTCTTGGATcgtttgtttcccaggatacaacggcaaaACCATGAACtgaaccaagcactggttgttcgtggcaaattgagaatgcacctgagtgctatcacaagtagtttagccgagcggatgcacgattgagagaaaagaatcggggaacgaaggtggaggaattctcttgcttttgcttcactttcgctttgctttctctttctcttcgctttgctcaagatccagtctccttatataggagctctcatcttgcctgcaataaatgatcaaattatgatcatttaatgctgagtttaatttcgtcattaatggatttaatgtcttcattaatgtcgagacgttacagaatcattattaatgagattaatgtcGCCATTAATATTGAGACGTTatgaaatcaccattaatgagtttaatgccgtcattaatgtcgagacgttacggaatcagcattaatgcttccattacacccttgagcaagattcaagtggcaatatgttggttcattcttttgggtaaattttacctcaACTGGTCCGGCATTCGACATGCGCAAGTCGTGCTCGTgcacgagtcaaccttggttcagtacaatccgggccctggatttgcacccacccctgcgcattcacgcgtgagagagtctctccccatgcatatgtttacaacgtcaatgcatgtgtcataatttaaaccaacaataaagccaagagacttctaatgtgggactaaactcatgcacaatagagtctcttcgtctccacctctttattccattcacatttccaataatctcccacatgaatggaaaacaaagtatgtgataacattcaacagttgagtcaagtataggatagatAGGTTTTACCTTTTGAACCCTCCGTTGTGAAGATCTgattgcttactggctgatagtagacacgatgtccttgaactatactgtcgtcTGTGTAAACAGTGATAAATCTTACCCaaaactctccctgatacaactcagttctcatgagtgtgttcgttcttggccatgaacacgtttggttctgtgagaagctctaagaattgtgcctccaattctcttcgaagcggcccacttctttctcacataggtgatccctcaagagttaccaTCTACTCGTTTTAATCATTTAAAGCCCATCGGCTTATcctggtctagtcactgtttcattgggcttCCCCTCACAGTGTgtttagtcagtgcagattagttatccgtttgaacctagttcttgggatctccagttagtataggttgggtgtcctctgcactaatCGCTAACAATGGCATCAagcccattcctcttgatgagtttgcaactaactctcgatttaaccatttgattagcggatccgctaggttatcctttgacttcacatagtcaacagtgataattccagttgagagtagttgtctaatggtattatgtctatgacgtatatgtctagacttaccattatacagatggctctgtgtccgaccgattgctgattgactatcgcaatgtatgcaaatcgacAGCACAGGTTTCGATCATAGAGGAATattttctaagaattgtcgtagtcattcagcctcttcaccgcacttgtcaagagctacaaacacagattccatcgtggatctgattATTACGATTtgtttagaagatttccaggaaatggctgcacctgctagagtgaagacatatccactcgtagacttagagtcttttatgttagATATCCAACTTACATCGctatatccttcgatcacagcaagATATCTCGTGTAGTGCAGTcaatattcacgagtatacctcaagtacctcagtactcttgttatccctttccagtgctcaacaccgggattactcatgtatctactcagtttgcttactgcgtaggccaagtctggtcgagtacaactcatcaagtacatcagacttccaatcactcgagagtactctatctgcaaGATACTTTCACCTTgttttttcgatagatgttgactcgtatctatcggcgttcatgccaacgcagtatcacccttggtgaatttctcaagaatcttgtccacgtaataggactgactaagaacaagtccttctgtcgttctaagaattttaattcctaGAATCATATCatctaggcccatgtctttcatgtcaaatcttgaattcaacatatctttagtgaatttgattatcttatcattgctcccaatgataagtatgtcatctacatagaggcacaagatgacataatcactctctgtggctctcatgtagacacatttatcacattcattgatcttgaatccacattccttcatggcattatcaaatttctcatgtcactgctttagtatttgtttcaagccatataatgacttcaccaatctacagaccttgttttgctgtcctgacacagaaaacccctcaggttggtttatgtagatttcctcttctaaatccccgtttagaaaggctgtctttacatccatttgatgtactttgagattccatagagcggcaatagccaataatactctaatggaagttattctcgataccggagagtatgtatcgaagtagtcAAGGCCTTctcattgtcggtatcctttaattaccaatctggccttgtatttatcgattgtgccatctgatttcattttcttcttgaagatccacttgcaacctagtggtttactttccAGAGAAAGATCcataagttcccaagtgtgattttgcaagatagattctatctcagatgcaattgcctctttccagtgaggttcatcagaagagcctacagcttctgagtaacttcggggctcactctccaacatgaaagtgataaaatccgatccatatgatttttctacccgagctcttttgctccatcTAGGCTTAACCTCTACGGGTTCctcgtcatcatcatcttcttcttcgccttatGTTTCggttgcccgttttgaggagctagcatcctcacgggtcttatacggaaacacatgctcgaataaagaggcatttctcgattcgattatcgggttcttgtgtatctccggtacatgtgactcatacacacaaaatcgataagcactgctgttatgtgcatatccaataaatatgcaatcaacagtctttggtcctatcttaatccttttcgaatcaggtaccaacactttggcaagacgcccccacattcgtaaatatttgtaggatggttgtcttccattccataactcataagggctcttatctattttcttccggggcaccttatttaaaagttaattagctgttaacacagcttcccctcacatggactctggcaatccagagtttaatagaagagcattcatcatctccttaagaATTCGATTCTTTCGcttagcaactccattttgctgaggagtatatggagttgttgtttcgtgtctgatcccatgtttaacacacaactcagcgaatggtgacacatattcaccgcctcgatcacttcgaaccaccttaattttcctattaagttgattttcaacctcattcttatatagagcaaatttctctatagcttcatccttacttttgagaagatacacataacaatattttgtgtaatcatctacaaaagtgatgaagtatttattaccaccacgtgttggtgtaccttttaggtcgcagacgtcagtgtggattaggtcaagtggttcatcatttctttcaatatgttgaaaggatgaccttgtcattttcgcttcaacccaaatctcacacttgtgttttgggtcaaagtggaatgtaggtatgctttgcatgtttattaatctacacaacacatcgtagttaacatgtcctagtctaccatg contains:
- the LOC121998334 gene encoding mannan endo-1,4-beta-mannosidase 2-like isoform X1; translated protein: MNNPWSRWNGKPSSAKPSGKRVRSRNGLLCPAIGFFLCILLTCMTFRALKLHQDQEPTLSFVERNGTHFMVDGRVLYVSGWNSYWLMEQAVEEGSRARVTEIFQTAASLGLTVCRTYAFNDGRDHALQVSLGIFDEIVFKALDWVIAEAQRHGIRLLLSLVNNLQRHGGKGQYVKWAWEEGFGLSTSNDSFFFDPSIRSYFKIYLKTILTRKNHLSGIEYRDDPTIFAWELMNAPRCASDVSGDTLQEWIEEMAELVKGIDKMHLVTVGLEGFYGPTSRPEKKDVNPPEKWYGELGTDFLHNSKTPAIDFASVQIYPDKWLRQANLSEKTSYISKWMASHIDDGEKELNKPILFSEFGLSSKNKDFDTLHRVAFYKSILDNIYDSATKGGAGAGAFIWHLLLGGMEKYDDEFGIVPGESLAIIRLLKEQACHLMALRHGKNLAQTTAAIC
- the LOC121998334 gene encoding mannan endo-1,4-beta-mannosidase 2-like isoform X2, translated to MELLLADGAGGGGGEQSKGHRDLSNCCKLGAHCVQDLCLQRRSRPCPPSLPWHLRRDRLQDWVIAEAQRHGIRLLLSLVNNLQRHGGKGQYVKWAWEEGFGLSTSNDSFFFDPSIRSYFKIYLKTILTRKNHLSGIEYRDDPTIFAWELMNAPRCASDVSGDTLQEWIEEMAELVKGIDKMHLVTVGLEGFYGPTSRPEKKDVNPPEKWYGELGTDFLHNSKTPAIDFASVQIYPDKWLRQANLSEKTSYISKWMASHIDDGEKELNKPILFSEFGLSSKNKDFDTLHRVAFYKSILDNIYDSATKGGAGAGAFIWHLLLGGMEKYDDEFGIVPGESLAIIRLLKEQACHLMALRHGKNLAQTTAAIC